Proteins encoded within one genomic window of Bacteroidota bacterium:
- a CDS encoding VWA domain-containing protein, translated as MKFKKLLLLSYCIPAFLIAQKNYVPNPSFESDVNAPPIQQFNWNKYVDWRKDSLYNHSGNELYLCSGWWQPTSGTPDYLNSDRSYLLGFKTKTARTGEGRMGIIGGIAESSLVTWLFYKDTYAEYIECKLNAPLDSGKMYRVQYYVALDRKSNFSCDHFGAVIARDCMMVKDYHSSFYSYDPTPNVMMHDDHYVTSDEGWVLVCDTFIAKGGEKFLTLGSFMGDFPVRVHSVKPSQHGSLRVAPFNKYAYYYVDDVTLTEVLPEEELCATPRDSIVRDNLVFLIDASGSMAEKGLIDEAKDAITSLTKELPPGDHVTIISYSDEAVVHAEQVRADDEEAIKKALKEVQSGGGTNVVAGFNAAYLGLRKQMITGGNNKIVVLTDGKIYLPAGEKKKILDASTNEGIKVSVIFFGDEVPDDVQKFAESTGGGTQAAKKGAGGDALKAEVPPVVKDTPYGERNAGKIIAWEALTKLLFPAILAAIVLHGMKVI; from the coding sequence ATGAAATTTAAAAAGCTACTTCTCCTCTCCTATTGCATTCCCGCATTTCTTATTGCCCAGAAAAATTATGTGCCGAATCCTTCATTCGAATCAGATGTGAATGCTCCTCCCATTCAACAATTCAACTGGAATAAATATGTGGACTGGAGAAAAGATTCGCTTTACAATCATTCCGGAAATGAATTGTATCTCTGCTCGGGATGGTGGCAACCCACTTCAGGAACGCCGGACTACCTGAATTCCGATCGTTCTTATTTGCTTGGATTCAAAACCAAAACTGCACGCACGGGCGAAGGGCGCATGGGAATCATTGGAGGAATTGCAGAGAGCAGTTTAGTGACCTGGCTTTTTTACAAAGACACTTATGCCGAATACATCGAATGCAAATTGAATGCGCCGCTCGATTCAGGAAAAATGTATCGTGTGCAGTATTATGTTGCGCTCGACCGCAAATCGAATTTTTCCTGCGATCATTTCGGTGCGGTGATTGCGCGCGATTGCATGATGGTGAAAGATTATCACTCGAGTTTTTACAGTTATGATCCTACGCCGAATGTGATGATGCATGATGATCATTATGTGACGAGCGATGAAGGATGGGTGCTGGTATGCGATACATTCATTGCAAAAGGCGGCGAAAAATTTCTGACACTCGGTTCTTTCATGGGCGATTTCCCGGTGCGCGTTCATAGTGTAAAACCATCGCAGCACGGATCTTTGCGCGTGGCTCCGTTCAACAAATACGCTTACTACTATGTGGATGATGTGACGCTCACAGAAGTTCTGCCCGAAGAAGAATTATGTGCAACACCGCGCGATTCCATTGTGCGTGATAATCTCGTTTTTCTCATTGATGCTTCAGGTTCCATGGCGGAAAAAGGGCTCATTGATGAAGCGAAAGATGCAATCACTTCGCTCACGAAAGAATTGCCACCGGGCGATCACGTTACGATCATTTCTTACAGCGACGAGGCGGTAGTGCATGCGGAACAGGTGCGTGCGGATGATGAAGAAGCAATTAAAAAAGCGTTGAAAGAAGTTCAGTCGGGAGGAGGAACCAATGTTGTTGCCGGATTCAACGCTGCTTATCTTGGATTGAGAAAACAAATGATAACGGGAGGAAATAATAAAATTGTGGTGCTCACCGATGGAAAAATTTATTTGCCGGCAGGCGAAAAGAAAAAAATTCTCGATGCTTCTACGAATGAAGGAATAAAAGTTTCGGTAATATTTTTCGGCGATGAAGTTCCGGATGATGTGCAGAAGTTTGCCGAATCTACCGGCGGAGGAACACAGGCAGCGAAAAAAGGCGCGGGAGGTGATGCATTGAAAGCGGAAGTTCCGCCGGTGGTGAAAGACACGCCCTACGGAGAGCGGAATGCCGGAAAGATCATTGCGTGGGAAGCGCTTACAAAATTATTATTCCCCGCGATTTTGGCGGCGATAGTGTTGCATGGAATGAAGGTGATTTAG